One Felis catus isolate Fca126 chromosome D1, F.catus_Fca126_mat1.0, whole genome shotgun sequence DNA segment encodes these proteins:
- the MTNR1B gene encoding melatonin receptor type 1B produces the protein MAGGAVAGARGAGGSRMPENISYANCCEAGELAMRPDWPGTGRARPSGTARPLWEAPALSTVLIVTTAVDVVGNLLVILSVLRNRKLRNAGNLFLVSLASADLVVALYPYPLILVAIFHDGWALGEVHCKASGFVLGLSVIGSVFNITAIAINRYCYICHSMAYHRIYRHWHTAVYICLVWLLTLVALVPNFFVGSLEYDPRVYSCTFIQTASTQYTVAVVVIHFLLPIAVVSFCYLRIWVLVLRSHRKAKLETKLRLRPSDVRSFLTMFVVFVIFAICWAPLNCIGLAVAIDPEGIAPQVPEGLFVTSYYLGYFNSCLNAIVYGLLNQNFRREYKKIVSALWNPGRCFRDASKGSQSTGPQSQTPPVVNAQHPVQVDTL, from the exons ATGGCGGGTGGCGCGGTGGCTGGCGCGCGCGGCGCGGGGGGGTCCAGGATGCCTGAGAACATCTCCTACGCCAACTGCTGCGAGGCGGGCGAGCTGGCCATGCGCCCGGACTGGCCGGGGACGGGCCGCGCGCGGCCCTCGGGGACCGCCCGTCCTCTCTGGGAGGCGCCCGCGCTGTCTACCGTGCTCATCGTCACTACCGCGGTGGACGTTGTGGGCAACCTCCTGGTCATCCTCTCCGTGCTCAGGAACCGCAAGCTCCGGAACGCAG GTAATCTGTTCTTGGTGAGCCTGGCATCAGCTGACCTGGTGGTGGCCTTGTACCCCTACCCGCTAATCCTCGTGGCCATCTTCCATGACGGCTGGGCCCTGGGGGAGGTGCACTGCAAGGCCAGTGGCTTCGTGCTGGGCCTGAGTGTCATTGGCTCTGTCTTCAACATCACTGCCATCGCCATTAACCGCTACTGCTACATCTGTCACAGCATGGCCTACCACCGGATCTACCGGCACTGGCACACCGCCGTCTACATCTGCCTCGTCTGGCTGCTCACTCTGGTGGCCTTGGTGCCCAACTTTTTCGTGGGGTCCCTGGAGTACGACCCACGCGTCTACTCCTGCACCTTCATCCAGACGGCCAGCACACAGTACACAGTGGCAGTGGTAGTCAttcacttcctcctccccattGCTGTCGTGTCCTTCTGCTACCTGCGCATCTGGGTGCTGGTGCTCCGGTCCCACAGGAAGGCCAAGCTGGAGACCAAGCTGCGCCTGAGGCCCAGCGATGTCCGGAGCTTCCTAACCATGTTCGTGGTGTTTGTGATCTTCGCTATCTGCTGGGCCCCGCTGAACTGCATTGGCCTTGCTGTGGCCATCGACCCAGAAGGAATAGCTCCCCAGGTCCCGGAGGGGCTCTTTGTCACCAGCTACTACCTGGGTTACTTCAACAGCTGCCTTAATGCCATAGTCTACGGGCTTCTGAACCAGAACTTCCGTAGGGAATACAAGAAGATTGTCTCAGCCCTCTGGAACCCTGGGCGCTGCTTCCGGGATGCTTCCAAGGGCAGCCAGTCCACAGGGCCTCAGAGCCAAACTCCACCTGTCGTTAATGCCCAGCATCCTGTCCAGGTAGACACTCTCTAG